CAGCAGCGTGATGGTCGCCGTCAGGGACACCACGATAATCACGTGCGGGACCAGGTTGGGTCCGCCGAACAGATACGGAAATGAAACGGACATAATTCCGCCGATGATCAGCGCGAACCACACCACACTGTTCACGCCCTTGCCCGCGGCGTCCAACCGGGCCTGCCGGGACTGGTAGACCTGCCACAGCTGGTTGGCCGCCTCGGCCTGCCTGCTCTCCTGCCAGTCGCCATCGGGCTTGGCCTCGGCGATCACCGTCTTCAGCCGCTCCAGGGTCTGCGCGCCGGTGGCCACCACCGGCGCGCCCTCGCGCATCCGGGGCCACTCCTCGTTGACCACGGCGGCCGAATAGGTCCTGACCAGCTCTTTTACCTGGTCCTTCGTCGGCTCGGGGAGCGAGCTGCCCGCCCAGTGCACCGCGACCAGGGCGTTGGCCTCCGCCGCGGAGTCGGTGCGCGCCTTGGCGGCTGCGTCGAACAGCGAGATCAGCACGAAGGCGACGAGCACCGCGTGCAGGCCGCCGACCACGGCGAACACGCTGCCCGCCGAGGAGTTGTTCCGCTCGTCGTCCCAGCCGAACTTCTTCTGCAGCACCACCGCCACGGTGGCGGCCACGGCCGAAGCACCCAGGACCCAAAGCAACCCAATGGTGTAGATATTCAATTCGGCCCCTTTCTGGTGCAGAATTACATCACGGCGGGCTTGGGTCGTACAGTCGCTGAACAGATGGGACAGAAGGCGTCCGCGCCGGGTGAAAACACGGTGCGATACCGGAAGTGGTGCTCGAATGTCGTATTCCGTTGCTCCATTACGGTGGCGGGGTCGAATGGTCGTCCTGTGCGGCACGGCCCTGTTGCTGGTCGCCGTCGTCCCGTTCCCCGACGGTGACGCCGCGCCGCCGGTCTGCACCGCCTACCAAGTGCGGACGACGGGGCACGGTTCGCTGTCCACCCTGCTCCGCGTCCAGTCGCCGTCGTGGAACCCGGTTTCCCAGCGGCAGCTGGACTTCGCGGTGAACGCGATCGGCTTCGCGCGCTCGCAGGGGCTGACCTACGGCATCGCGTCGCGGGATCGGAACGGACCGTTCCGGCACATCGCGCACGTGGTGACCATCGACAACCAGGGGCGTGCCACCGACCTCGGCCCCGTGCGCAAGTCCGGGCCGGTTCGCTTGCCGCACAGCGGTTTTCTCGACGCGTACGCGGGCGCCGTCTCCGGGAACCGGCTTTACCTGCGCGACGACTCCACGCTGTACGCGCTGGACGTCAACCCGTCCAGTCCGACCTTCCTCGGCGTGCTGAGCGCGGTGCGGATGCGACCGAGCTGGCCGGTCGAGGGTGTGGACGACTTCGCGGTCAACGAGGCGGACGGGCAGCTCTACGGTGTGTCCTCCAGCGGGCCGCTGCACGGGATCCTGGTCCGGATCAACCCCTCCACCGGTGCTGTCACCGCACTGCCGACGCACCCCGAGCTGCCCGGCTGGTCCTCCTACGGCGCCGTGGTGATCGACTCCGCGCGGAACATGTACGCGCTCAACAACAACTCGCACGGCGCCAGCCGGATCTTCCAGATCTCGCTGGACGGGTCCGGTGCGACGCGGGAGGTCGCACAGGGGCCTCGGCTGGTGGCCACGGACGGAGCGGGATGCCTTGCGGCGCCGCCTTCTCCGCCGCCACCCCCGCCGCCGCCGAAGCCCACGCCGACGACGCCCCGGCCCACGCCGCCACCGACGACAACGACGACCCCGGCCCCGCCCACCACCACTCCTCCGGTCACGACGGAGCCGCCACCCACCACGGTGCCGCCGCCCGTGCCGCCGCCGAAGCCGAAGTCCAAGCCGCTCCCCGTGTCCGACCTCAAGAAGGAGGAGGTCGCGCAGTCCTCGCTCACGCCGGCCCGGAAGTGGACCATGGCAACGGTCGTCATGGTGATGATGGGCGCGGGAACGGCTGCGGCGGCGTACCGTAATCGCCGGTGAGATCGCCGGTGCCAAGGGGGACAAGGACATGAACGCGCTCAGCAAGCTCGGCACGGCCCGCGTCGCCCTGACCGCGCTGACCGGGGTCACGGCGCTGTACTTCGTGCTGATCGTCCTCGGCAACGTGACCGACTACGGCACGAACGAGCAGTTCGTCCAGCACGTGCTGGCGATGGACACCACGTTCAACGACCCCGACGTGATGTGGCGGGCGATCACCAGCCCCGCCGTCGTCACGATCGCCTACCTGCTGATCATCGCGTGGGAGGCGGTGACCGCGGTGGTGCTGGTCGCCTCGGTCGTCGCGTGGCTGCGGCGGGGCCGCGAGGAGACCGCGCGGCGGCTGGCCGTCCTCGGCTGGGTGATGGCGGTGCTGCTGTTCGGTGGCGGGTTCATCGCGATCGGCGGCGAGTGGTTCCAGATGTGGCAGTCCTCGAAGTGGAACGGCATGGAGGCCGCGTTCCGCAACGTCGTCATCGCCTCGATCGGCCTGATCATCGCGCTCGGCGGCGCACGCGCGCGGGACTAGCGGTGGGTCTTGTAGTACTTGCTGACGCGGGCGCGGTTGCCGCATGAGGGCTTGCACCACGCCTGCCGCGGGTGCTGCTTGACGAAGTAGAGCACGCACCGCGGAGCCGGACATGCTTGCAGGCGTTCGCGTTCCGGTCCGGCCAGGAACTCGATCGCTGCCTGCGCGAGGGTAGCCAGGACCGTGGCGGTCGCGTCGGTCGGCTCAGCCTGTTCGACCAGCGAGGGCGTACCGTCCGTGGGCCAGGCGAGCTGCGTCAGCCGGGGGCGCGCCGCCGCGTTCAGCACCGCGACGGCCTCCTGCTGGTCCACGAGCCGGTTCGCGTCGGCCTTGCTCGGCGGGCCGGGGCGGACCGCGAGGGCGAACAGCGAGCGGATCGCGCGGCGCAGCTCGACGATCGCGGGCAGCGAGGCGTCCGGCAGCCGCGTGCCGAGGCGTTGCGCCACCCACTCGGCCGAGAGGGCGTCGGCCACGCCGCCGTGCCCGTCGTGCCGGATGGTGCTCACGAAGTCCAGGACCAGGTCCACGGCGACAGTCTAATGGCTTTTCGGCGAGCAACCATGTAGCTTCCCTAATGGTTAAGTCTCCGAAACCCATTAGGGAGATGCCGTGCTTCCGCTTCGCGGGCTGCCGTCCCTCGCCGGACCGCTGCCGTCCTTCGCTCCCGCGACCGCGCCCCCCGCTCCCTCGCCGCTGTTCGCCGCCTGGCTGGCGGAGGCGGTCGAGGCCGGTGTGCGGGAGCCGCACGCCGTCACCCTGTCCACTGTGGACGGACGTGGTCGGCCGTCGGCGCGGGTGCTGATCCTCAAGGACCTCAAGGGGGACGGCTGGCAGTTCGCCTCGACGCGGGCCGGTCGGAAGGGCCGGGAGCTGGCCGCGAATCCCCGGGCGGCGCTGACCTTCTACTGGTCGGCGCTGGGCAGGCAGGTGCGCGTGCGCGGCGCGGTGAGCGCGGCGGGAGCCGACGTCAGCGCGGCCGACTTCCTCGGCAGGAGCCCGAGCGCCCGTGCGGTCGCACTCGCCGGCAGGCAGGGGCAGCGGCTGACGGACCCGGGGGAGGTCGGTCCCGCCGTGGAGCAGGCCCGAGCGCGGATCGACGCCGATCCGGGGCTGGTGTCGCCGGACTGGACCCTCTACACGCTGCACGCCGACGAAGTCGAGTTCTGGCAAGGAGATCCCGACCGGCGGCACATCAGGCTGAGCTACCGGCTCGGCGAGGACGGATGGACGAAGGAGCTGCTGTGGCCGTGACCCGACGACTGGCCGAGATCGGCAAGGGGCATCGCAGGCTCCTGTCCCTTGTGGACGGAGCGGATCTCGCGGCGCCGTCGGCGCTGCCCGGCTGGTCCCGGCTGCACGTGGTGGTGCACGTGGCGAACCTGGCCGCGGCGTTCACCCGGCAGGCCGAGTACGCGTTGGCCGGCCGCACGATCGAGGTCTACGACGGCGGAGCCGCCGGACGCGCGGCCGCGATCGAGGCCGGGGCCGCCCGGCCCGCCGAAGAGGCCCTGCGCGGGCTCTCAGCGGCCACGACGGAGCTGGAGCGGGTGTGGGGCACTGCGGGCGAGGCGGACTGGCGGCGGCCGGTCAGCTACCGGCAGGGCGACCTGGCCGGAACGGTGCTGGCCTACTGGCGGGAGCTGGAGGTGCACACCGCCGACCTCGATCTCGGGTACCGCACCTCGGACTGGCCGGACGAACTGTGCGCGCACCTCGAGGAGTTCCTGGGTTCTCGTCTTCCCGAGGGCGCCGGGTTGGTCGGCACGGCCCAGGAGCGTGCCGCGCAACTCGCCGGTCGGGCGCCGTGTCCGGTGGATCTTGGACCATGGCCGTGAGCCGGATGGGTGCCGAGCGGGTCGCCGTGGGCCGAAATCACGCTTGGCCCTGCCTGTAAGTGGTAATACTGGCCTTCGTGTTCGCCTATCTCCCCGTCTCCGGTCCCGTGTGCTTCGAGCCGGACGGCATGCGGCTGCGCTGGAAGGCGGGCTGCGCCGAGGCGAGCTACGTCGGCGACTTCGTCGCCTGGCCGGACATCCGCGATGCCGACCCGTTCGCGACTCCGCCGGAGCTGCGGTTACGGGACGGCCGCACGGTCTTCCTCGCCGCGGAGCAGAGCGAGGAGCTGGCCGAGCGGCTGTGGGCGGCCGGGGTGACGCTCGTGCACCGGCCCGACGTGTGGGGGCACCTGCTCGAACCGTTCCTGGACCGCGACTACGAGGAGGTCAAGGAGCGGATCGAGGACAACCTCCGGTACTGGGGTTTCACCGAGGCCGAGGTCGACCTGTTCCGGGAGCGGGTCCGCTGGCGGATGCTGCTGTTCACCCGCTTCGGCGGGGAGTGGACCACCTACGGGCAGGCCGACCTCGTGCTGGCGTGGTTCCTGCTGCGCATCCCGCCGATGTTCGTCAGCCCCGGCGACTACCGCCGGTTCCGCAGGCTCAACGACGAGATCGCTGATCGACCCACCCAGGGCGGCACCCGGTAAACCTATGCTGGCCCGATGAGGGTGCGCGATGCGGTCGCGGGGCTGGCGGCGGCCGCGGTGTTCGCCGCGGTGCTGGTGCTCGGGCCGGACGCCGGGAAGGTGCGCGGGGTCGCGGTCGAGGCGCCCCCGCCGGTGGCAGCCACCTCCGAGCGCCCGGTGGTGCGGCCCGCCCTCAAGACGGGGGACAACCCGTTGCTGGGGACCGGAATCGGGCTGCGCGAGATCACCTGCGGGCTCCCGAAGTTCGGCAGGGCGGCCGAGCAGCTGCGGAGCTACTACAAGGCCATGATCACTTGCATGGACGACGCCTGGCGGCCCGCGCTCGAACAGGCCAACCTGCCGTTCAGCTCGCCGGAGCTGAACATCGAGGACAAGCCGGTGACCGGCTGCGGCCCTGCGCCCTCCGGTGACGAGGCGACCGCGTTCTACTGCGGCGCGGACCGGACGATCTACGTGCCGAGGGCGACCGTGCTCGACGCCGTGGAGTCGCACCGGCCCGGCCACCTGAACCTGCTCGGGCACGAGTACGGCCACCACGTGCAGCTGCTCAGCGGGATCGCGGTGGCCAACGGCATGGCGGTGCGCAGGGCGGGCGAGAAGACCCCGGCGGGCCTCGAGCTGATCCGCCGCCAGGAGCTGCAGGCCAACTGCTTCTCCGGCCTGTTCATCGCCGCCGCGGCCGGGCGGGGCACGGTGACCAGGCAGCTCGCCGACGCCGCCGTGCGCTCCTTCAACGACACCGTCGCCGACGACACCCACGGCAAGATCCCCAACCAGGTGCGGTGGGGAACGGACGGGTTCCGCAAGCGCACGACCGCCGCCTGCAACACCTACAGCGCCCCCTCCGCACAGGTGGCCTGAACACGGGCGAACTGGGTGAACCCGGAAATTCGGGCTATCGCGGTGCCGGGCCGAGTCGCTAGCGTGCCAGAGGGTAGGCACCGCTCCGACGAGGAACGGAGACACCCGTGAGGATCGCGGACGTGTTGCGCGGCAAGGGGTCGGCCGTGGCGACCATCGAACAGCAGAGTCCGGTGACCGCGCTGCTCGCGGCACTGGCCGAGCACAACGTCGGCGCGCTGGTCGTCGTCGACGCCGAGGGCGGGCTCGCCGGGATCGTCTCCGAACGCGATGTCGTGCGGCGGCTGAACGAGCGCGGCGCGGACGTGCTGGCCGGGCCGGTCTCGGCGATCATGACGAGCAAGGTGTTCACCTGCGGACCGGAGGAGACCGTCGACACCCTCACCGTGCAGATGACCGAACGCCGCATCCGGCACGTCCCGGTGCTCAGCGACGGCGCGCTCGTCGGCATCGTGAGCATCGGTGACGTGGTGAAGAGCCGGATCTCGCAGCTGGAGGAGCACGGTGAACAGCTCCAGGCCTACATCGCCCAGGGGTGAGCTGGCTACCGTGGCCCCGTGGAGATTGGTTTCGCGGCCCCGGTGTCCGGTTCCTGGGCGACCCGCCCGAACCTCGCTCGCGTGGCCCGGCGCGCGGAAGAGCTCGGCTACCACTCGCTGTGGACGTTCCAACGGCTGCTGTCGCCGGTGGACGGGTCCTGGGGTGAGCCGTACCGGGCTGTGCAGGACCCGATCGTCGCGCTGTCCTACCTCGCGGCGCTGACCGAGCGGATCAGGCTCGGCGTCGCCGTGCTGAACCTGCCGTTCTGCTCGCCGGTGGTGCTGGCCAAGCAACTCTCCACACTGGACATCGTGTCGGACGGCCGCCTCGACGTGGGGCTCGGCATCGGCTGGGCGGCCGAGGAGTTCGCCGCGGCCGGGGTCGATCAGCGCGGTCGCGGGCGCAGGGCCGAGGAGTTCATCGCCGTCCTCCGTGCACTGTGGACGGACGAAGAGGTCGAGCACGAAGGGGAGTTCTACCGCGTTCCGCGCACCAGGATGGACCCGAAGCCGGTCCAGCGGCCGCATCCGCCGGTGTTGCTCGGGGCGAAGGCCGAGGCGGCGCTGCGGCGCACCGGGCGGCTCGCAGATGGCTGGATCAGCAGCAGTAGCACAGATCTGCGCACCATCGGCGACTCGATCGCGATCGTCCGGGAGGCCGCGACCGAGGCGGGGCGCGACCCGTCGGCCCTGCGCGTCGTCTGCCGCGGGCCGGTCATGGTGCGCCCGGAAGGCGCTGCCGGGCGGCGTCCGCTGACGGGGTCGTTCGCCGAGATCCGCCGGGACCTCGCCGTGCTCGCCGAACAGGGCGTGACCGAGGTGTTCATCGACCTCAACTTCGATCCGGAGATCGGTTCGCCGGAGGCCGACCCCGAGGAGTCGATGCGGCGCGCCGAGGCCGCGCTGACCGAGCTGGCGCCTGCCTAGCCGCCGAACCAGCTCGCCGCGTCGAGCCGGACCCCCTCGGCTGGGGCCAGGGTGCGCAGTGCCGACTCGACCTGCTGAAGCCTTTGTGCGCCAAGGGCTTCCTCCCATTCCGCGCGCAGCTTGTCGAAGATCGCGGCCGAGCGGGCGAGCGAGTCGATGCCGCGCGGGGTGAGCCGGACGAGCTTGCGCCTGGCATCCCCGGCATCGTCGACGCGCTCGGCGTAGCCCAGGGCGACCAGGCGGTCCACCGTCTTGCCCGCGGCCTGTTTGGAGACGCCGAGCCGCCTGCCCAGCTCGCTCGCGGAGGCTCCGGTGATCCCGATCGCCTGCATCGCGAAGCCGTGGGCCGGGCGCACGTCGGGATGACCCTGTTCGGCCAGCTCGGCGTGCAGCCGGTCGATGATCGCGCGGAACCCGGCGAACAGCAGTAACGGCAGTTCGAAGCCGGGGGGCTTGCGCAACTCGACAACCTGGTTTACCTTTTCGTCAACCACGTTGTCGAGTTTACCCGGAGGCCGCATGTTCACCGACCACACGATCGACACCGCCCCCGCGGCCTCGCGCCGGGCCATGGAGGCGACCAAGGCGAAGTTCGGCTTCGTGCCCGTGCCGGTGGCCCGGCTCGCCGAATCGCCGCACCTGCTGGACGGCTTCCTCAGGCTGAGCGGGATCTTCGAGAGCACCACGCTCGACATGACCTCCCGCGAGACGGTGATCATGACGGTGGCCGTGCGCAACGGCTGCCAGGTGTGCATCGAGATGCACGCGGCGAAGCTCGCCGAGCACCCGGAGCTGGTCGCGGCGCTGCGCGAGCAACGCGTGTTACCCGAGGAGCGGCTCGAAGCCGTGCGGCGGTTCACCCTCGCGGTGCTGGAGACCGCGGGCGCCGTCGACGACGAGGAGCTGTCGGCTTTCCTGGCGCACGGCTACACGAAGCAGAACGCGTTGGAGGTGGTGCTGGGCATCGGCACGTACACGATGTCCACTCTGGCGAACCGGCTGACGCGGGCCTAGGGCCGGGCCACCGTCAGCCACGTTCGCAGGCCGAGGCCCAGCAGTGATCGCGCCGACCTGCTGGGCAACGAGGCCAGTTTCGGGGCCATCGCGGGCAGCCGGTGGTGCCGGCCGAGCGCGACACCGCGGGCGGCGTTCAGCGCGGCGACGGGGTGGTTGTCCAGCACGCTGTGCGGCATGTCCCGGAAGGGCACGAGCACCCCGTCCGGCAGCAGCCGCGCGGTCCGCTCGGCCACCGGGCGCACGGTCCGCAGGTCGCGCTCGGCGGTCAGCACCGCGGTGGGCCAGCTGAAGTCCTCCAGGGCGCTGAGCAGGCACCGCGGCTCGCCCTCGAACGCGGGGAAACCCTTGGCGTGCTTGGCGAAGGCCACGGCCTGGTCCAGTGGGAGGCCGTCCGGTTCGAGGTCGTAGAGCTCGCGGTAGTTCATCGCCGAGACCAGGTCCAGCTCCAGCACGTACCGGCTCGGCTTGCCCAGTTCCTCGTCGGCCACCCGGTGCATCCAGCGCCACGGCCCCCACCGGCCCGCGGCCACCGCGTCGAGCAGCCGGTCCACCAGGGCGGGCCCGCCCAGCTCGTAGAAGACGGGGATCACGCTGCCGGTCTCCTCGACCGGGATCACGCCGCTGTCCACCAGTTCGCGCAGCTTCGCGGCCACGCACGCGGTGGCCGGGTCGTCGCCGTGCCAGAGCAGCCGCCGCACCTCGTCCCGCGCGACCGCGAAGTCCGAAACGGTGGAGTAGGTGGAGTCCAGGACCATCCCGGCGACCCGTTCGGGGTGCTTGGCCCCGAAGGTCTGCGCCAGGTACGCGCCGTAGGAGCTGCCGAACACCACCGCGCGGTCGATGTCGCAGTCGTCGAGCACGGCGGCCAGGTCGTCGGCCGCGGCGTCCACGGTGAGCGCGCCGAAGGGCAGGTCGTGGCCGTGCTCGTCGTGCCGGGACAGGCCGATCCCGCGGTGCTCCACCATGATCACGTCGAACTCGCGGCGGGCGGCCAGCGTCCGCTGCCGGTGGTAGGGCAGCACCGAGGCGAGGCCGGGGCCGCCGGGCAGGATGAGCAGCGGCGTCGCGCCCCTGCTGCCCTCGCGGACGTAGGTCAGCTCGAACCGGCGGGAACCGCCCTCGATCATCGGCCTGCTCAGCCTGCGCACCGACGGGCGCTGGCGGAACTCCGCGATCACCCGCTCACTGCGCTGGTCCCGCTTCCGCTCGCGTCGTGCGTCCCATTCCGTGTCCACAGTGGACATCCATCCCCCTTCGGCCCCGCCCCCGGTGAACGAGCGGGGCGGCCGCCGGGTTCCTGCACTCAGCCCGCCGACCGGAAGGTCCTGCGGTACGCGCTCGGCGCGACCCCGAGCCTGGCACGAAGGTGTTGCCGCAGCGAAGCCGCCGTGCCGAAGCCCGCCCGAGTCGCGATCTGGTCCACCGGCAGATCGGTGTCCTCCAGCAGCCTGCGGACGTGCTCGACGCGCTGGTGCACCAGCCACTGGCCGGGGCTCATCCCGGTCTCCTCGCGGAAGCGCCTGGTGAAGGTGCGCACGCTCATCCGGGCGTGTTCGGCCAGCTCGCGCAGGGTCAGCGGCTCGCCGAGGCGGTGCAGCGCCCACTCCCGGGTGGCCGTCGTGCTGGCCTCGGTGGGCGCGGGCAGCGGGCGCTCGATGAACTGCGACTGCCCGCCGTCCCGCCAGGGCGCGATCACGCAGCGGCGGGCGGCCCGGTTCGCCACCCCGCTGCCGTGGTCGCGGCGGATGACGTGCAGGCACAGGTCGGGGCCCGCGCCGACGCCCGCCGAGGTCAGCACGTCGCCGTCGTCGACGAACAGCACGTCCGGATCGAGCAGGACCCTCGGAAACAGCCGCCGGAACCGGCGCGCGTAGCTCCAGTGCGTCGTCGCGGGCCTGCCGTCGAGCAGGCCCGCCGCGGCGAGCACGAAGGCGCCGGTGCAGATCGACATCATCCGCGCGTGCCGCGCCGCCTTCCGCAGGGCGTCGATCACGTGCTGGTCGAGCACGCCGTCCTTGACCGGGCTGCCCTGCTGCATCCCGATGGTGATCACGGTCTGCGCCCAGTCCAGCGCCTCCGGGCCGTGCTCGGGGTGGACCCGATAGCCGGCGGCACAGCGGATCGGGCCACCGTCCGGGGTGCAGACGCGCACCTCGTACAGCGGCTCGCCGTCCTCGTCCCGCGCGGCGCCGAAGACCTGTGCGGGCACCCCGAGGTCGAAGCCGACCGAGCCCTCCAGCGCGAGCACGGCGATGCGGTGCGGTCCGGTCATGGCCCGATCCTGACACAGGTTGGCCGTCAGGCCACTCGTCCGGGTGAAACCGCTGGTCGAGGCTGATCCTGTGACGCACAGACCGCACCGGGCCTGGCTGGTGGCCGCCGTCACCTTCATCGCGCTCGTCGGCGCGGCCGGATTCCGGGCCACCCCCGGCGTGATGATCAACCCGCTGCACGAGGAGTTCGGCTGGCCGCTGAGCACCATCTCGCTCGCGGTCTCGATCAACCTGCTGCTCTACGGCCTGACCTCGCCGTTCGCCGCCGCCCTGATGGACCGCTTCGGCATCCGGC
The window above is part of the Allokutzneria albata genome. Proteins encoded here:
- a CDS encoding GlxA family transcriptional regulator — translated: MTGPHRIAVLALEGSVGFDLGVPAQVFGAARDEDGEPLYEVRVCTPDGGPIRCAAGYRVHPEHGPEALDWAQTVITIGMQQGSPVKDGVLDQHVIDALRKAARHARMMSICTGAFVLAAAGLLDGRPATTHWSYARRFRRLFPRVLLDPDVLFVDDGDVLTSAGVGAGPDLCLHVIRRDHGSGVANRAARRCVIAPWRDGGQSQFIERPLPAPTEASTTATREWALHRLGEPLTLRELAEHARMSVRTFTRRFREETGMSPGQWLVHQRVEHVRRLLEDTDLPVDQIATRAGFGTAASLRQHLRARLGVAPSAYRRTFRSAG
- a CDS encoding bestrophin-like domain translates to MAATVAVVLQKKFGWDDERNNSSAGSVFAVVGGLHAVLVAFVLISLFDAAAKARTDSAAEANALVAVHWAGSSLPEPTKDQVKELVRTYSAAVVNEEWPRMREGAPVVATGAQTLERLKTVIAEAKPDGDWQESRQAEAANQLWQVYQSRQARLDAAGKGVNSVVWFALIIGGIMSVSFPYLFGGPNLVPHVIIVVSLTATITLLLFAISQLENPYSGGAQVNPDAFRAATERLL
- a CDS encoding pyridoxine/pyridoxamine 5'-phosphate oxidase; this translates as MLPLRGLPSLAGPLPSFAPATAPPAPSPLFAAWLAEAVEAGVREPHAVTLSTVDGRGRPSARVLILKDLKGDGWQFASTRAGRKGRELAANPRAALTFYWSALGRQVRVRGAVSAAGADVSAADFLGRSPSARAVALAGRQGQRLTDPGEVGPAVEQARARIDADPGLVSPDWTLYTLHADEVEFWQGDPDRRHIRLSYRLGEDGWTKELLWP
- a CDS encoding CGNR zinc finger domain-containing protein, whose protein sequence is MDLVLDFVSTIRHDGHGGVADALSAEWVAQRLGTRLPDASLPAIVELRRAIRSLFALAVRPGPPSKADANRLVDQQEAVAVLNAAARPRLTQLAWPTDGTPSLVEQAEPTDATATVLATLAQAAIEFLAGPERERLQACPAPRCVLYFVKQHPRQAWCKPSCGNRARVSKYYKTHR
- a CDS encoding neutral zinc metallopeptidase; this encodes MRVRDAVAGLAAAAVFAAVLVLGPDAGKVRGVAVEAPPPVAATSERPVVRPALKTGDNPLLGTGIGLREITCGLPKFGRAAEQLRSYYKAMITCMDDAWRPALEQANLPFSSPELNIEDKPVTGCGPAPSGDEATAFYCGADRTIYVPRATVLDAVESHRPGHLNLLGHEYGHHVQLLSGIAVANGMAVRRAGEKTPAGLELIRRQELQANCFSGLFIAAAAGRGTVTRQLADAAVRSFNDTVADDTHGKIPNQVRWGTDGFRKRTTAACNTYSAPSAQVA
- a CDS encoding alpha/beta fold hydrolase; the protein is MSTVDTEWDARRERKRDQRSERVIAEFRQRPSVRRLSRPMIEGGSRRFELTYVREGSRGATPLLILPGGPGLASVLPYHRQRTLAARREFDVIMVEHRGIGLSRHDEHGHDLPFGALTVDAAADDLAAVLDDCDIDRAVVFGSSYGAYLAQTFGAKHPERVAGMVLDSTYSTVSDFAVARDEVRRLLWHGDDPATACVAAKLRELVDSGVIPVEETGSVIPVFYELGGPALVDRLLDAVAAGRWGPWRWMHRVADEELGKPSRYVLELDLVSAMNYRELYDLEPDGLPLDQAVAFAKHAKGFPAFEGEPRCLLSALEDFSWPTAVLTAERDLRTVRPVAERTARLLPDGVLVPFRDMPHSVLDNHPVAALNAARGVALGRHHRLPAMAPKLASLPSRSARSLLGLGLRTWLTVARP
- a CDS encoding DUF6923 family protein is translated as MVVLCGTALLLVAVVPFPDGDAAPPVCTAYQVRTTGHGSLSTLLRVQSPSWNPVSQRQLDFAVNAIGFARSQGLTYGIASRDRNGPFRHIAHVVTIDNQGRATDLGPVRKSGPVRLPHSGFLDAYAGAVSGNRLYLRDDSTLYALDVNPSSPTFLGVLSAVRMRPSWPVEGVDDFAVNEADGQLYGVSSSGPLHGILVRINPSTGAVTALPTHPELPGWSSYGAVVIDSARNMYALNNNSHGASRIFQISLDGSGATREVAQGPRLVATDGAGCLAAPPSPPPPPPPPKPTPTTPRPTPPPTTTTTPAPPTTTPPVTTEPPPTTVPPPVPPPKPKSKPLPVSDLKKEEVAQSSLTPARKWTMATVVMVMMGAGTAAAAYRNRR
- a CDS encoding maleylpyruvate isomerase family mycothiol-dependent enzyme produces the protein MTRRLAEIGKGHRRLLSLVDGADLAAPSALPGWSRLHVVVHVANLAAAFTRQAEYALAGRTIEVYDGGAAGRAAAIEAGAARPAEEALRGLSAATTELERVWGTAGEADWRRPVSYRQGDLAGTVLAYWRELEVHTADLDLGYRTSDWPDELCAHLEEFLGSRLPEGAGLVGTAQERAAQLAGRAPCPVDLGPWP
- a CDS encoding DUF2165 domain-containing protein, with the translated sequence MNALSKLGTARVALTALTGVTALYFVLIVLGNVTDYGTNEQFVQHVLAMDTTFNDPDVMWRAITSPAVVTIAYLLIIAWEAVTAVVLVASVVAWLRRGREETARRLAVLGWVMAVLLFGGGFIAIGGEWFQMWQSSKWNGMEAAFRNVVIASIGLIIALGGARARD
- a CDS encoding carboxymuconolactone decarboxylase family protein, translating into MFTDHTIDTAPAASRRAMEATKAKFGFVPVPVARLAESPHLLDGFLRLSGIFESTTLDMTSRETVIMTVAVRNGCQVCIEMHAAKLAEHPELVAALREQRVLPEERLEAVRRFTLAVLETAGAVDDEELSAFLAHGYTKQNALEVVLGIGTYTMSTLANRLTRA
- a CDS encoding CBS domain-containing protein; its protein translation is MRIADVLRGKGSAVATIEQQSPVTALLAALAEHNVGALVVVDAEGGLAGIVSERDVVRRLNERGADVLAGPVSAIMTSKVFTCGPEETVDTLTVQMTERRIRHVPVLSDGALVGIVSIGDVVKSRISQLEEHGEQLQAYIAQG
- a CDS encoding TIGR03619 family F420-dependent LLM class oxidoreductase codes for the protein MEIGFAAPVSGSWATRPNLARVARRAEELGYHSLWTFQRLLSPVDGSWGEPYRAVQDPIVALSYLAALTERIRLGVAVLNLPFCSPVVLAKQLSTLDIVSDGRLDVGLGIGWAAEEFAAAGVDQRGRGRRAEEFIAVLRALWTDEEVEHEGEFYRVPRTRMDPKPVQRPHPPVLLGAKAEAALRRTGRLADGWISSSSTDLRTIGDSIAIVREAATEAGRDPSALRVVCRGPVMVRPEGAAGRRPLTGSFAEIRRDLAVLAEQGVTEVFIDLNFDPEIGSPEADPEESMRRAEAALTELAPA
- a CDS encoding MarR family winged helix-turn-helix transcriptional regulator, producing the protein MRPPGKLDNVVDEKVNQVVELRKPPGFELPLLLFAGFRAIIDRLHAELAEQGHPDVRPAHGFAMQAIGITGASASELGRRLGVSKQAAGKTVDRLVALGYAERVDDAGDARRKLVRLTPRGIDSLARSAAIFDKLRAEWEEALGAQRLQQVESALRTLAPAEGVRLDAASWFGG